In Anaerolineae bacterium, the sequence GATAGTGGACCCTGCCACCGGAGAGCCCTTGCCCTACGGCGAGAAGGGCGAACTCGTCTTCACTACGCTGACCAAGGAAGCCATGCCGGTCATCCGCTACCGCACTGGGGACATCACCTCTCTCAACCCGGAGCCCTGCGCCTGTGGCCGGACGATGACCCGCATGGACAAGATCAGCGGCCGCACGGACGACATGATCATCGTACGGGGCATCAACGTCTTCCCCTCTCAAATCGAAGGGGTGCTCTTGCAGGCCAAGGGCGTCCAGCCTCACTACTTGATCATAGTGGATCGGCAGCGGACCCTGGACGACCTGGAGGTGTGGGTCGAGGTCTCGGACGAGGTGTTTGCCGACGAGGTCCGGCAGCTCGAGGCCCTGGAGGAGCGGCTGCGCCGGGAGCTGCAGGAGGTTCTGGGCATCACCGCCCGAGTCAAGCTGGTGGAACCCCGATCCATCCAGCGCAGCGAGGGCAAGGCTAAACGAGTCATAGACCGCCGAGACGTGTACTCCGGGTAGGTTCAGGTTTTCGGGAATAGGGTGTAGTCTGCCAGCGGCACGGCCCTATCACCTGCAACCTACAACCTGTTTCCCACAAGCTCAAAGGAGCGCAAGCCATGAAAGCCACCCAGATATCGGTCTTCCTGGAGAACCGGCCCGGACGGCTGCTGCAACTCCTGCAGGTCTTGGCTCGGGCCGAGGTTAACCTTGAGGCCCTCTCCATCGCTGACACTGCTGACTTCGGCATCGCCCGGGTCATCGTGAGCGACCCGGTTGCCGCCATGGCTGCCATCCAGGAGGCAGGCCTTACCGCCGCCACCACCGAAGTGCTCCGGGTCGAATTGCCGGATGAGCCCGGGGCGCTGGCCCGCCATGTGGTAGAGCCCCTGGCCAAGGCGGGCGTCAATGTGGAGTACATCTACGCCTACAGCCAGCGCGTCGGCGACAGGGCAGTGGTGGTGCTCAAGACGGACGACATCGAGAAGGCAGAGCAAGTTCTGGGCTAGACTGGAAGGCCTGAGGAACGGATGATCATGTGCTACAGGAAACTGACGCGGCGCCGTCGCGGGCGTCCGCTTCTGGCAGCCTCGCGAGGCTCCGCGTGAAGCGCCTTCTCCTGGGGAACGAAGCCCTGGCTCTGGGAGCTCGGGCAGCCGGCGTCGCCGTAGCCACGGGCTACCCGGGCACCCCCAGCACTGAGATCATGGAGCACTTCGCTCGCTATCCCGGTGTCCGGGCCCAGTGGTGCGTCAACGAGAAGGTGGCACTGGAAGTGGCGATCGGCGCCTCCCTCGGAGGCGCTCGCACCATGGTCACCATGAAGCACGTCGGCCTGAACGTGGCCGCCGATCCGTTCTTCGCTGCCGCCTATACCGGGGTCAACGCCGGCTTAGTGGTCCTGTGTGCCGACGACCCCGGAATGCATTCCTCTCAGGGCGAGCAGGACAACCGCAACTATGCCAGGTTCGCCAAGGTGCCCCTTCTCGAGCCCTCCGACAGCCAGGAGTGCTTCGACATGGTGGGCGTGGCGCTGGATATCAGCGAGGAGTTCGACATCCCCGTGCTGCTCCGCACTACCGGCCGCGTCTCCCACGCCCAGTCGGTGGTGGAGGTGGATCCGGCCCTCTTCCAGCCCACGCCGAAGGATAGCGTCCGGCCTCGTACCTTCATCAGGGCACCCGCCAAGTACGTCATGCTCCCCGGCAACGCCCGGACCCGGCGGCTTCAGCTGGAGGAGCGGCTGAAGCGACTGCGGCAGTACGCCGAGACCACTTCCCTGAACCAGACGCTCTGGCAGGATCGCCGGCTCGGGGTAGTCTCGGGAAGCATTGCCTACCAGTACGCCCGCGAGGCCTTCCCCACCGCGTCGTTCCTCAAGCTGGGCATGGCCTATCCCTTTCCCGCCGACCTGGTGTCGAGGTTCGCTCGCGAGGTGGAGGTGCTGGTGGTGGTGGAGGAGCTCGACCCGTTCCTGGAGGAGCAGATCAGGTCCCTCCCCGCCTTGCAGGGCATGCCGATCCACGGAAGGGACGTGTTTCCCGGCGTGGGCGAGTTGAGCACCGAGCTGGTGGCTGGCTGCGCCATAGAGCACGGCCTCCTGTCACCAACGGCGGCGCCGTCCACTACCGCTTCCTCTCAGCCTGTCACACCACTGCCTATGCCGCCCAGGCCACCCGTCCTGTGCGCCGGCTGTCCTCATCGGGCCACCTTCTACGTCCTTGGCCGCCTGCACGCTCCCGCGGCGCCAGCGGAAGCCGGGGATCGCGGAGGAGAGCGGCAGCGGGAACGTGTCATCGTCACCGGGGACATCGGCTGCTACACGCTCGGGGCGCTCCCTCCCCTCAGCGCCATGGACACCTGCCTGTGCATGGGAGCCAGCATCGGCACCGCCCTCGGGATGGAGATGGCTGGCCATAAGCACCGAGTGGTCGCCGTGATCGGCGACGGCACGTTCTACCATTCGGGCATCACTGGGCTGGTGGAGGTGGTGACATCGGGAGCCGCCACCACCATCGTGATCATGGACAACGGTACCACCGCCATGACCGGTGGGAACCCTAATCCGGGCAGCGGCATCACTATCCAGGGTGCACCGGCACCGAAGGTCACCCTGGAGTCCCTCTGCCGCGGGCTGGGCGTGCAGGATGTGGTAGTGGTGGACGCCTACGATACCGAGGCCATCAGGGCCCAGCTAGAGCGCTCCTTGCGCACAGACGATCCCACCGTGGTCATCGTACGCGCGCCATGCCGACTGCAGGTCAGTGGCCCTAGCGAGCAGGTAGCCTGGGTCGATCCCGATGAGTGCGTCGGCTGCGAAGTCTGCCTGCGCGCGGGCTGCCCGGCCCTGACGCGGGCCGGCGACAAGGTGGAGATACTGGCGGCGCTCTGCACTGCCTGCAACCTCTGCGGTCAGATATGTCCCCACGACGCCATCCACCTGGGGCCGCGCGAAAGGACAGAAGGGTGAAGCCGCTCGACTTCGTGCTAGTGGGTGTGGGCGGGCAAGGCATCCTCCTCGCCAGCGACGTGCTCTGCCAAGTGGGCCTGGCCGCCGGCTACGACGTCAAGAAGACCGACGTCCACGGCATGGCCCAGCGCGGGGGAAGCGTTGTCAGCCACGTGCGCCTGGCCGACCGCGTCTTCTCCCCCATGGTGGCCATCGGCGGAGCCGATTTCCTCCTCGCCTTCGAGAAGCTGGAGGCTTGCCGCTGGGCCAGCTACCTTCGTCCCGAGGGCACTGCCCTAGTGAATGACGAATCCATTCCCACTTTGGCCGCCCTCTCCGCTTCTCCCAGGAGGCGGGCTCAAGGCGGACCAGCCTATCCCGACGACGAGGCCATCGCGAAGGCCTTGGCGGCAAGCGCCGGCCGGGTGGTCATGGTAGAGGCGGGAGCGATCGCTAGCAGGCTGGGCAATCCGCGAGTCACCAACGTCGTTCTCCTGGGCGCCCTGTCTCGCCTGTTGCCCATGCAGGAAGATGAATGGCACTCGGCCCTCGAGGCCCGAGTGCCCGCTCGGTACCGCGACGTGAATCTGCGAGCCTTCCAGGCGGGCAGGGAGGCCGTGGATCAGCGATCGGTCTGAACGCCAGCAGGCGAGCCAATCTGGGCAGCGAGCGACCCCTCACTGGGGGTCGTGTCTTGTAGCAGACCACACCTTCAGAAGCCATATGAGAGACCTCCGAATCGAGACCCTGTACGAGCCGACCGACGAGGTCACGAAGGCGATACGCGATGGCCTAGCCGCCTACAACCTCGCCATCACTGGCGAACAGGAGTGGGCCCGATTCGCCATCGCCGTTAGGAATGCGCGAGGTGAGGTCCTGGGCGGTCTCCTCGCCGAGCTCGCCTGGGACTGGATGCACGTCAGCCAGCTGTGGCTGCACGAGAGCCTTCGGGGAAGGGGCATCGGCACCGAGCTTCTCCGCCGCGCCGAAGCGGAGGCGCTTGCCAGGGGTATCACCCGCGCGCACCTGGAAACCACCAGCTTCCAGGCCCTCGACTTCTACCTCAAGAATGGCTACACCGTGTTCGCCCAGCTGCACGGGAAGCCCAGAGGGCACACCTGGTACTACCTGAAGAGAGAGGACCTCACCCGGCCAGAGCGGTAACGGTAGCGGGCCGTCCACGCCTTCGCCCTGTTCAGCCGAGACCGGATGCTTTACAATGCCGGTATCGCGCCGGCCGGCTCGGCGTGTGCGGGCGTGGCCCGTGTTGCCAAGCGATACATGACTGTTAGGTGGGTTCGGCTCTGGGGTACAGTGGAGGCGGGACTCGATGAAGCAGTTGGATATCGAGGCCGTATACGACGCGGCGGACGATGTGGTGGATGTGGTCCGCAAGGGTCTGGCCGACTACAACGCCGCTATCCTGGGCCCAAAGGAGCACCACCGGCTCACCCTGGCCGTCCGGGACGAGACAGGCCAGGTTCTGGGGGGATTGGTGGCAGCTCTATCCTGGGACTGGCTGCACATCACCATGCTATGGCTGCATGAAGGCGCTCGTGGACACGGTGTCGGCACCACGCTCTTGCGCCTAGCGGAGGAGAAAGCTGTCGAAGTCGGCATCACCCGAGCCCACGTAGAGACCACTAGCTTCCAGGCGCTCGACTTCTACCTCAAGAATGGATACGCGATCTTCGCCCGACTCCCCGACAAGCCCATTGGCCATACTTGGTACTACCTCAGGAAGGAAAACCTCGGCTCCGGCGAGTAACCGCGTCCACGGAACGGCAGGTTGTGCGGCGCGGGCAACTGGTCGGAGTGACCGTGAGCCCCGGGCCGGCCTGACCGGTGGGTTCTAGCCTTTCAGCCTTTTCATCCGATCGGCGGCCTCCTGCAGCGTGTCCACCCGCTTGGCGAAGTTGAACCGCAGCCTGGTATGGCCCAGCCGCCGGCCCTCATAGAAGCTGGTGCCGGGCACCACCGCCACCCCGATCTCTCGAGCCATATACTCGGCGAACGCCCTGTCCAGGGTCCATCCGGGGCGCATGTACCGGTCGCTGTCCCACTCTACCTCGGCGAAATCGGCCATCACGTAGTAGGCGCCTTCGGGCTCCAGGCAGGTCATGCCGGCCTCCCGAATGCCACGAGTGAGCACGTCCCGCCGGGCAGCGAACTCGGCCCGCATCTCCCGATAGTAGCTCTCCGGCAGCCCCAGGGCCACCGTCCCTGCCGCCTGGAAAGGCGCCGGAGCGCACACGGTGAGATAGTCGTGGACCCGCCGGATGGGCGTCGTCAGTCGTTGGTCGGCCACAGCCCAGCCCACGCGCCAGCCCGTGACCGAGTAGCTCTTGCCCAGCCCGCTAATGGTTACCGTGCGGTCCTCCATGCCTTCCAGGCTACCCAGGCTGATGTGCTGGCGATCGTTGAAGTAGATGTGCTCGTAGATCTCGTCGGTGATGGCGATAACGTTGAACTCCTGGCAGAGCCCAGCGATGACCTCTAATTCCTCCTGGGTGTACATGCGACCAGTGGGGTTATGCGGAGTGTTCACCATGATGAACCGGGTGCGCTTGTTGAAGGCTGCCCGGAGCTCGTCCGGATCGAAGGTGTAGTCGGGCTCCCGCATGGGGACGAACCGAGGTGTGATGCCAGCGATGATGCAATCGGGGATGTAGATCTCGAACCAGGGCTCCAGTACGATCATCTCGTCGCCCGGGTTGCTCAACCCGATGAGCGCCGACACGATGGCCTCGCTCACCCCGCAGGTGACGGTTACCTCAGTCTCCGGATCGCAGGGGATGTGGTTGTACGTGGCCGACTTGCGGGCGATGGCCGCCCGGAACTCGGGACTCCCGAAGGAGAAGGTGTACTGGTTGTTCACGCCCCGGATGGCCTCGACCGCAGCCTCGATGACCTCCGCGGGCGAGTCGAAATCAGGCACGCCCTGGGACAGGTTGATGGCGCCCGTCTGGGCCCCTAGGCGGGTCATTTCCCGGATGACGGACTCAACGAAGGGCTCGGTCCGAGACCCGATGGACGGCAGCTCCCGTGCTCTGGCAGTAGACATGGACTCCCCTTCCTTGCCGCAAGTCACCCCAGCCCTCGCTGGGCGTCGCCTCTCGGCTGGTCTCCGGCTTCATCGGCGGAGCCCCTGAGTGATCTAGAAGCACTCATTATCACTGCAACTGCACCGCTGCTCAAGACCCGGTCCAACGGAGGCCGCTGGCCGCTCCAGCACCCACACCGCCTCCTCGGATAGAGCGCGGCCAAACCGACCCCTCCGGCTCACGGCTTCCCACTCTGAGGTGGTGTAGACCAGCAGGTCCGCAGGCACCGGAAGGGCCGTCGTATCGAACCGCGAGGCCCTTCGGGTGAAGGGCTCCCGCGAATCGCCTACGACGACAACGAGGTCGAGGTCGCTGCCTACACCCCAGTCACCGCGGGCATAGGAGCCGAAGTAGCCCACTCGGATGACGTCCGGGCGCCGGGCGGCGATCTCCTCTGCCCACCGCTGGACTGCCTCATGGACCCTGTCGGCGTCAGGCCACCTGAGAACGGACGAACTCAACGATCTCACCGGCATAGCGAATCGCCTCCTCGCTCTGCAGGGAGCCATAGTGCTCGAACGGTGCCCCCTCGGGATGCTCGTTGGGGTCTCGCGTGGGCACGTAGAAGTTGTCCAGGACTCGCGCCTTGTCCTGTAGGCCCAGAGGAACAGACACTCCCCGCGGAAGCTCGGACAGGAGCCGTGCCACCACGTGTCCCCATGCCTCCTGGCCCAACTGGAGGTGCAGAGCCTTCACCGCCTTCTTTGCAGACTGGTGGGCGGCGAAGCACGCCCACTCGTGCAGCCCAGCATCTCGCGATCGCCGCGCTTGCTCCAGGTCTCGGAGGGCCTGTCTCATCCAGTCGTCCGCCCTTGATGGCACCGCTACCCCTGTACCTCCAGGCCGTTCGGCCCGCACGCATCCTCCAGGAAGAAGGCGAACTCCAACAGGTCTTGCCGCACCAGGCCGAAGACGGGACGCAAATGGTGCACCAGTGGCAGCAGTCGCTCCGGATCGAGCTCCAAGGCGTATACGTTGCGCACCACGTGACGGAAACGGAGGTACTCGTCCAAGCGCTTCACCGTCTCGGGCGATAGCACGGCCGGCCGCACTCGTTTCAGGAACAGCCCCATCTGGCGCAGCCAGTCCCGATGCCACTCCTGCCCCGAGGGTACGGAGCCGTCAACCTGGCTGGCGATCAGTCGAAAGAGACGTTCTAGGCCGGCGTAGAAGTCATGCAGATTGAGCGCCGCCGCGTCTGCCCACAGTGGGTCGGGCTGACCACGCATGCGCTCGGCGGCCCTCTCAGCCCTGGCTACCACGAGATTCAGGCTGTCCACCTCCTGACGAATGCGGGCCGCCAGCGCCAGGTGCACCCCACTCATAGTTCGACCCCCTCGGCCTCGATGCTGGCCAGGATTGGGGCTCGGCACGCACCCACGTCTACGAAGCTGACCGCGATCTCATCGGACAGGTCCTGCACTGCGCCCAGCGCCGCGAGGGTATCCTGCGGCTTGATCCCCCAGGCCGCCACGTCCACATCGGACCAGAGGGTGAAGTGGCCCCCGGCCAGCGAACCGAACAGCACCACACGAGTAGCTCCGAACCGGCGCCCTAGCAGATCGGCCGCCTGACGAGCGAGCTCCCGCGCGCGGCGTTCCCGCTCCTGCCGGGCCCGCTCCTCCTCGACGGCCCGTTCCCGGTAGGCCTCCCGGTACTCTTCCAGCTCCCCCTGAGTCAGCTCACGCGCCGTCTTGCTCACCTCGGGCCCTCCGTGTCCGCGAACCACCGTGACACCTCGGCCACCGCCTGCTCCGCCAGCTCCAGGGCGCCCTCGGCCGCCTGCAGGTTGAACACTCGGGCCGGTATGCTGTCCGGCAGACCGTTCGGATACCGGGTCGGGATGTAGTAGGCGTCGAGGATGGCCCACGACTCCAGGCGGGCTGCGAATCCCTCACCATAGGCTGCCGCGCGCTCCGTCAGCTGCCTGACGGAATCACCGACGACAAGCTCCTCCCCCTGGGCATACAGGAAGGCCTTCAGAGCCTTCCCCGCCGTCTGCTGGGCCAGGAAGCAGACTAGGTAATAGGCCCCCTGCTCCAGCAGATGCCGGGACCAGCCCAGGTCGGCTTCTGCCTGCTCCAGCCAGCGCCGCCCCTCAGCTCTCGGCTCACCTCTCATAGAGCACCTTGCCGGTCTTCACAATCTCCCGCATGAACGGTCGCTCCCGCAGGCGCTCCCACTCCTCCGGCGTGTACTCCAACAAGTCCAGCGGCACTCCCGCCCGCAACCGTCCGGCGAGCTCGGCGGTCCTGCCGACGAAATCCAGAGCCGAATCCATCACCACCAACAAGTCCAGGTCGGTCAGCAGGTCACGGCGACCTCGGGCATAGGAACCGAAGAGAATGACCCGGTGCACCCCGGGCATGGCCCGCAGCTGCCCCAGCAGCGAGTGGAGCCCTTGCGCCAGCGCCCGTACGTGCTCCTCCCTTCGGTCAGCCAGGCTCTCCACTACCCCTCACCGCCTCGCCGGACGACTACCTAGCCACCATGGCGATGGCATCCGCCGGACAGACCTCGACGCAGAGGCCGCAGCCGTCGCACCGATCGGGCAGGACGGCGTAGGCCCCGTCGCTCTCGATGGCAGCGTCGTAGATGCACACGCGCTGGCAGAGCCCGCACGACGTGCATTTGGCCCGCTCGATCTCGGCCCGGAGCACGTGATCGCGATACACTTCCTCCATGGAGACGATGCGAGAGCAGACAGCCCCCCTGAACTCAGCCAGGGTGCTGTAGCCCTTTTCGTCCATCCAACGGGAGAGCCCCCGGTTGAATCGGGTAATCTCGCCGTAGCCACGCATGACCACCGCGGTGACGGTCTGGGTCACCGTGGCCCCGGCCAGGATAGCCTTGACCACGTCTTGCCAGCTGGTCAGGCCCCCGCTCATGGACAGGGGCACCTGCACCGCCGGGTAGATGGCAGTCAGCCAGCGTAGAGTGTACAGCAGTGACCAGGGACCGCCGTGCCCCGCGTATCCCCCGTGCATGACGGGGCGTTCGCTATCGATGTCTATGTCTAGGCCGGTGAAGCGATTGAAGCACACGATGGCGTCCGCCCCTGCCCGCTCTAGGGCCACCGCCACCCCGGGCGGGTTGCTCAGTTGCGGCGTCATCTTGGGGATGACCGGGATGCTTCGCGCCTCCTTCACCAGGCGGGTCATCTCGATCATCTCCCGGGTCACGTCGTGACCCTCCATCAGGTGGGGACCGTGGGGGCACGACAGGTTGAGCTCTACCGCGTCCGCGCCCGCCTCCTCCATCATAGCGGAGTACTCCAGCCACTGGTCGGCGGTCAGGCAATTGATGCTGGGGATCACCGGGATGCTCAAGGCCTCCTTGGCTCGCCGCACCTCCTCGGCGTAGCGATCCGGCCCCCACTCGCTGGCCTGCTCGTAGGAGTAGAGCGCGAAGCTCCGGTCGCGCCCGGCTGTCTGGCGCAACACGCGGAAGCGGGGAGTGGGTGCTACCCGGCACACCTCCTTGGCGAACAGGCTCTTCATAACCACGGCGCCTGCACCCGCCTCTTCGGCGCGCTTCATCCCCTCTACAGTGCCGGTGATGCCAGCCGAACCAGCGATCACGGGCGAGCGCAGCTTGAGCCCTACGAAGTCCAGAGACAGCTCACCCACGACAGCCCACCTCCCGCGCAGTAGATTCTCATTATAGCGGGATCGCACGGCGCTGATCCAGCTGCAGCACGAGGTATTCGGCCTCGTGGACCGGGGCCGGCGCGGCCCGATGGTCCTCTGCCCCTACGCTGCGGGGTCCGCGCTCGGCTCCCGCGGTGGGTTAGGCAGGGGATCATCCCGGCCGAAGGCATCCGCCGGGGAGCAGTCAGTTCAGGGGGGAACGTCCGCTGAGGAGGGTGCTGAGCAGATCGGAGAGATGGTCTTCGCAGTAGATGACGCTCTGGGCGTGCTCGTCCATAGCCTTCGACAGAAGATCGGCCCGGCCGTGGAAGGACCGCATGGCGCACAGGGTAGCGTCGTCGTCATGGGGCTGCAGGCCCATGGCCCTGCCGATCCCGTACATACTGAGGCGGCGTAGGGCCAGCCTCTGCCCCTCCAGGCTCCCGAAGCCGCGTACCCAATCCGTGGATACCACCGCGGCCACGCCCGGCCGACAGGCCAGCGGCACTGGTTCGGAGCACTCGGCCCGGCGCAGTGGCCGGCGCACCACAGAGAAGTCGTAGTGGCTCGACTCCCGCTGCCACGGTTCGTGCTCCACCAGCTCCAGGAATCGGTCGGCATCTACAGCGTCCGAGCTGGGGTCTAGCGAGCTCTCCACATACCAGTCGAAGCTGGAGTAGTCGGAGCCTTCCTGTAAGGCCGGAATGACCCAGTTACCGAAGGGCCGCAGCCCCACGATGGGGGAGATGAGACCCCAGGGCCAGCGAGTGTAGTAGAGGGATGTGATCACACCTACGATGGCAGCTAGGCTCTGTACTGCTTCATCGTCTTGCACTTCCGAAGACCAGGAAACCGAAATGCTCTTCAAGCCTCCCCCGTACGACGGTGCAGTCTGGCTAACAGACCCTAGTGCAGGATACACTTGGCTTAGGTGGGCGTCAAGGCGGCGCGATAAGACCCGCTCCGCTACGGGGCACGCCAGCGCCTCGGGAGCGCTCGACAGCCCGACACTGCCACGGAGCCTCCCTGCTGCGAGCGTGAGAGCCCAGGACCGGGTGAACGAGCCGGTTCAGACGGCAGCCGCACGGCGTAGACCCGCGCCGGCGGCTTCTGCACAGGCTCTCCGATCCCGCCCTTCCGCCAGGTGCGAGGGCAAGGCGACGGCGTTCGGACTCCCTCTGAGGAGGGAGCGCTCTTCAGGCGCGGTGGGCAGGCGGAGACAGGGCGCGCGTGGGCGCGCGCACTGCTCCGACGGAAGGTGCACCAGGCGTGGTGGGCAAGTGGAGGCACGGCGCGCCTGGGCGCGCCTTTCCAGAGAAGGTGTAGCGACAATGCAGCCAGGGCTTGCTGTCGTAGTCTGAGCGCAGCGAAGGGCCTGAGCGGCGGTGCTCATCTCAGGACCCGTCCCCCCGATCCTGGAAGCTTGCCTGCCGGCTTCCCTGACCGGTTGGCCGGCCTCATCCAACCTCACTGGAGCGCGAATGCAGAAGGTCGCCATAGTAACGCTGGGGTGCCCCAAGAACCAGGTGGATAGCGAGGCCATGGCCGCTCATCTCACAGAGCAGGGCTTTCGCCTCACGGATGATCCCTCCGGGGCCGATGCCATCATCGTCAACACCTGCGGGTTCATCCAGCCGGCACGCGAGGAGTCGCTAGAGGAATTGCGCCGGCTGGCCGCAAGGAGGACAAGGAGCCAGCTGCTGGTAGCGGCCGGCTGCCTAGCGGAGCTCAACCCCGAACTGCTCCTGGAAACCGTGCCCGGCTTGGACGGGATCCTCAGCACCCGGCGCTGGCACGAGGCCGGCCCCTTCCTCGCCCTCCTGCGCCAGCGCCAGGAACCACTCGTGTGGACAGGCGATAGCACCACCGCCGCCCCCGACCTGCGCCGTCGCCCGGCAGGGGCGACTGCCTACGTCAAGATCGCGGAGGGTTGCTCTGGACCTTGCGGCTTCTGCACCATCCCCCGCATCAAGGGGCCCTATCGTAGCCGCCCCCTCCACCAAATCGTGGATGAAGTGGTGGACCTGGCCGGACATGGATACAAGGAGATCGTCCTGGTTGCTCAGGACTCCACCGCCTACGGGCGCGATCGGGGCGAGAACGACGGGCTGGCCGTCCTGCTGGAGACGATCCTGGAGGCCGCGCCGGCGCTGC encodes:
- a CDS encoding aminotransferase class I/II-fold pyridoxal phosphate-dependent enzyme, which codes for MSTARARELPSIGSRTEPFVESVIREMTRLGAQTGAINLSQGVPDFDSPAEVIEAAVEAIRGVNNQYTFSFGSPEFRAAIARKSATYNHIPCDPETEVTVTCGVSEAIVSALIGLSNPGDEMIVLEPWFEIYIPDCIIAGITPRFVPMREPDYTFDPDELRAAFNKRTRFIMVNTPHNPTGRMYTQEELEVIAGLCQEFNVIAITDEIYEHIYFNDRQHISLGSLEGMEDRTVTISGLGKSYSVTGWRVGWAVADQRLTTPIRRVHDYLTVCAPAPFQAAGTVALGLPESYYREMRAEFAARRDVLTRGIREAGMTCLEPEGAYYVMADFAEVEWDSDRYMRPGWTLDRAFAEYMAREIGVAVVPGTSFYEGRRLGHTRLRFNFAKRVDTLQEAADRMKRLKG
- a CDS encoding HEPN domain-containing protein; its protein translation is MRGEPRAEGRRWLEQAEADLGWSRHLLEQGAYYLVCFLAQQTAGKALKAFLYAQGEELVVGDSVRQLTERAAAYGEGFAARLESWAILDAYYIPTRYPNGLPDSIPARVFNLQAAEGALELAEQAVAEVSRWFADTEGPR
- the rimO gene encoding 30S ribosomal protein S12 methylthiotransferase RimO — encoded protein: MQKVAIVTLGCPKNQVDSEAMAAHLTEQGFRLTDDPSGADAIIVNTCGFIQPAREESLEELRRLAARRTRSQLLVAAGCLAELNPELLLETVPGLDGILSTRRWHEAGPFLALLRQRQEPLVWTGDSTTAAPDLRRRPAGATAYVKIAEGCSGPCGFCTIPRIKGPYRSRPLHQIVDEVVDLAGHGYKEIVLVAQDSTAYGRDRGENDGLAVLLETILEAAPALPWVRLMYAYPQHVTDRLIETMATHRQVCRYFDLPLQHAHPDVLRRMRRPPDVDTVVRLIERIRVAMPDVALRTAFIVGYPGETEAEFEALLRFVADMRFDHVGAFVYSPEPGTYAYTLQPWVPDPVKEERRGLLLETQQSISLEIHRSLVGREMEVLVEGAGDGISVGRTYRDAPEVDGLAIVRGEFAPGSMLRARVRQALEYDLIMEPIGEG
- a CDS encoding indolepyruvate oxidoreductase subunit beta is translated as MSPRRHPPGAARKDRRVKPLDFVLVGVGGQGILLASDVLCQVGLAAGYDVKKTDVHGMAQRGGSVVSHVRLADRVFSPMVAIGGADFLLAFEKLEACRWASYLRPEGTALVNDESIPTLAALSASPRRRAQGGPAYPDDEAIAKALAASAGRVVMVEAGAIASRLGNPRVTNVVLLGALSRLLPMQEDEWHSALEARVPARYRDVNLRAFQAGREAVDQRSV
- a CDS encoding GNAT family N-acetyltransferase translates to MRDLRIETLYEPTDEVTKAIRDGLAAYNLAITGEQEWARFAIAVRNARGEVLGGLLAELAWDWMHVSQLWLHESLRGRGIGTELLRRAEAEALARGITRAHLETTSFQALDFYLKNGYTVFAQLHGKPRGHTWYYLKREDLTRPER
- a CDS encoding GNAT family N-acetyltransferase → MKQLDIEAVYDAADDVVDVVRKGLADYNAAILGPKEHHRLTLAVRDETGQVLGGLVAALSWDWLHITMLWLHEGARGHGVGTTLLRLAEEKAVEVGITRAHVETTSFQALDFYLKNGYAIFARLPDKPIGHTWYYLRKENLGSGE
- a CDS encoding nucleotidyltransferase domain-containing protein: MPGVHRVILFGSYARGRRDLLTDLDLLVVMDSALDFVGRTAELAGRLRAGVPLDLLEYTPEEWERLRERPFMREIVKTGKVLYER
- the iorA gene encoding indolepyruvate ferredoxin oxidoreductase subunit alpha, whose amino-acid sequence is MKRLLLGNEALALGARAAGVAVATGYPGTPSTEIMEHFARYPGVRAQWCVNEKVALEVAIGASLGGARTMVTMKHVGLNVAADPFFAAAYTGVNAGLVVLCADDPGMHSSQGEQDNRNYARFAKVPLLEPSDSQECFDMVGVALDISEEFDIPVLLRTTGRVSHAQSVVEVDPALFQPTPKDSVRPRTFIRAPAKYVMLPGNARTRRLQLEERLKRLRQYAETTSLNQTLWQDRRLGVVSGSIAYQYAREAFPTASFLKLGMAYPFPADLVSRFAREVEVLVVVEELDPFLEEQIRSLPALQGMPIHGRDVFPGVGELSTELVAGCAIEHGLLSPTAAPSTTASSQPVTPLPMPPRPPVLCAGCPHRATFYVLGRLHAPAAPAEAGDRGGERQRERVIVTGDIGCYTLGALPPLSAMDTCLCMGASIGTALGMEMAGHKHRVVAVIGDGTFYHSGITGLVEVVTSGAATTIVIMDNGTTAMTGGNPNPGSGITIQGAPAPKVTLESLCRGLGVQDVVVVDAYDTEAIRAQLERSLRTDDPTVVIVRAPCRLQVSGPSEQVAWVDPDECVGCEVCLRAGCPALTRAGDKVEILAALCTACNLCGQICPHDAIHLGPRERTEG
- a CDS encoding nucleotidyltransferase domain-containing protein is translated as MPVRSLSSSVLRWPDADRVHEAVQRWAEEIAARRPDVIRVGYFGSYARGDWGVGSDLDLVVVVGDSREPFTRRASRFDTTALPVPADLLVYTTSEWEAVSRRGRFGRALSEEAVWVLERPAASVGPGLEQRCSCSDNECF
- a CDS encoding HEPN domain-containing protein, coding for MRQALRDLEQARRSRDAGLHEWACFAAHQSAKKAVKALHLQLGQEAWGHVVARLLSELPRGVSVPLGLQDKARVLDNFYVPTRDPNEHPEGAPFEHYGSLQSEEAIRYAGEIVEFVRSQVA
- a CDS encoding ACT domain-containing protein, which produces MKATQISVFLENRPGRLLQLLQVLARAEVNLEALSIADTADFGIARVIVSDPVAAMAAIQEAGLTAATTEVLRVELPDEPGALARHVVEPLAKAGVNVEYIYAYSQRVGDRAVVVLKTDDIEKAEQVLG
- a CDS encoding 4Fe-4S binding protein; amino-acid sequence: MGELSLDFVGLKLRSPVIAGSAGITGTVEGMKRAEEAGAGAVVMKSLFAKEVCRVAPTPRFRVLRQTAGRDRSFALYSYEQASEWGPDRYAEEVRRAKEALSIPVIPSINCLTADQWLEYSAMMEEAGADAVELNLSCPHGPHLMEGHDVTREMIEMTRLVKEARSIPVIPKMTPQLSNPPGVAVALERAGADAIVCFNRFTGLDIDIDSERPVMHGGYAGHGGPWSLLYTLRWLTAIYPAVQVPLSMSGGLTSWQDVVKAILAGATVTQTVTAVVMRGYGEITRFNRGLSRWMDEKGYSTLAEFRGAVCSRIVSMEEVYRDHVLRAEIERAKCTSCGLCQRVCIYDAAIESDGAYAVLPDRCDGCGLCVEVCPADAIAMVAR
- a CDS encoding nucleotidyltransferase domain-containing protein yields the protein MSKTARELTQGELEEYREAYRERAVEEERARQERERRARELARQAADLLGRRFGATRVVLFGSLAGGHFTLWSDVDVAAWGIKPQDTLAALGAVQDLSDEIAVSFVDVGACRAPILASIEAEGVEL